The genomic DNA CTGATGCGGGGTGCCTCCATTTCTGAGATGAGTGGTGTTGTGATAACTTCACGAAGCGGCACTTCGGCATTACCTTGGGTATCCATTAGTGGAGGTACCTTCTCCAGATACCGAGAAATAACCCTATCTGGATTCTCCAGTTCCAGAAGTATGTTTGTTGGCTTAAGATCTATCGGGAATATCCGCCCTGTGAGAAAATACAGAACAAATGTATTAGAAACTATACCCATACCTGTATGAATGACTCCACACTCTCTGTGGAGGAAGTCCAGCCCAAGCAGAAGCTGTCGCGCAATTAGTTTTACTGCTCTGACTGGCAACCTCCCATCTTCGTACTTCGCACATTGGAAGTCAAGATGATGCCCCAAGACATCGAATACAAGACAGACGTGATCCCCATTCGGCCCCGTATGCGTGAAATCACCGATAAGAGGTAGTATATGACGGGCACCATCATGTGTGCTATTCCTAGACATGTCCGATATTTTGGACAGAATTTCCCGTTCAAAAATGTCATGAGGGCCGCCATAACAATCGGCCCTCAACAGTTTGAGTGTCACATATTTCTTATGCCTAGCTTGTCAATAAGATTGATGTACCGCAAAGGTATGGACCTGTCTTACTTGAAGTCTTGGGCTAGCCAGACTGTAGAGTACTGTCCGTAACCAAGCTTCCTCAGTATGGCGTATCTCCCATGATCGAACGTGTCGCCCAGAGAAACACGATGGAACCCCCCGGTTGTATACAGATCCGGCTCTTCTGTATTGCGAAAGTGATTGAGACGACATAATGGTGCTTTCTGCGAAGGATTTCCTAATATACTTGCTAGTCTTGACCAAGACTTCAGTAATGTCGCTTTTAATGTGTCCATTGTCTTGGCAGAAGACACTCAATCAGTGACGCGCGCTCCCAGCACGCGCCATCCCGTTGTTTTGTGTTTGGGGTTATGCGGGGGTTGATGAGTAATACCATTATTGTGGCCAAGAGAACATGAGATGATAGAAAAGATATGTGAGATGTGCTGCACCTAGTAAACCCTCAAAACGAGAACTTTGCATTTGAAAATAGCtatatgattgattgacCTCCATAGAGATATCCAGGAAGGAAATGTTCATGTAATGCCGAAGCTGATCTCCTAGGCCCATACTGTCTACGGACATTCAAATCTAAATTATATATTGGTGGATAAAGTTTTCAAGGCGCGACCTGAATGTCCATGGCAGTTTGGTTGGTGGCTGCGGGTGTCACTTCTTCAGTAAGTAAGCAGAATTATATAGTAGGAAACAGAGGGCTTGTCTGCCTCGAAATGACACAGGGAATAATGAGTGTTTCTGGGTGTTGCGACAATCCTTTCTCGCTCAGCCAGCTTTATGGTTGATTTATAATTACACACAGATCAAAAGAGGAGTTTTGACAAGCCTGACTGGCCGGCTGGATCATATCTCCCGCTTCTAGAGGGCACTTGCATAGTGTATTACTGTCACGAAGCCTTGTGTTGGCCAGGCAGCTCCAACCGACGCTTTTTTCCGTTGGGTGACCAGGCTCCAGCCAGGATTCCTATCACCTGGGGCAGGGATCGGTAAAATCAGGTGTCGGAACAAGACAGCAACCAGCGTCATATAATGCAGCCATTCATGGGTCTTCCTGGTAGGACAGAAACAATCGGGCCCGCGTCGGATGTCGCCGGTTCCGCGAGTGTATCTCACGTCTTCATCTGGCAAACTGGAGTAGAAATTTAGTACCAGGGAAGACCTCCATTCCTCTAGCCCGAATGGGCGATCGCCATATGGATTGATTATGATTGCATCTGTTCTAGATGTTCTAAAGTAAGCCGAGTTGTCCCCTGCCTTGTTGAATGACTAGTCCTTAGACGATAGCCTTCCCAATCTCCTCAGCTGAATACAACCGGTAAGCAATGGTACACTCTaaggggggggaagagatgatCCTATCAAAAATAGCGTAAACGAATGGTTCCACACTTCCTTTCATTCGTTCGATCTGTGTGCTGATATATGAGTCGAATATATAGGTCCTCCCAACTTGCTAACAATCCACCCATACATGCTTCGGACCGAAGGTTTAAGGTGGCATAGAATCTTTAAGAGATGAAGCACTAGTGAGAACAACTCTAGGGCTCTTATATTACGATGTCATGTGATGGCTATTGCGTCAAATTGGGTCTAGTGGTCCGAGAGGCCAGGTCCTAGTGATGTCGCCAGATCGAGAGtttggagaagagatatCATTGTGTCACTTTCTTGTATTCAATTATAATTAATGGTTCGAGCCACGAGCCGCAAGagaaataatattaaaacaTGACAGCTATGCGTGAATTAACAGTCCCTAGGCGAAACTAATGACTTCCTTCACTGTGCTCCTGCTCGCCACTGCCGTGTTCCTGCGTTCCCTGACCGTGGCCCTCTGACGACTGGCCCTTGCtgtccttctttccttcctgacCATGACCCTCTGACTGGCCATTGCCATGGTCCTTCCATTGATGCCCATGGCCCTCCGACGACTCGTCATGGCCCACAGGACCATGGCCGTGGCAGGACCGAACCTTCTCCTCATAATCACAGATCCCAAACCTAGAGTTGTATGCCGTTCCGGGGCCGCAAGTCTTGCGGACGGGAATGCCGCCAGCAGCGCATTCGAAGAAGCTGTGGCAGTCGTGCGGGTCGGCCCAAACAGCCCCTGTCTCACAGCTGGGGTGAGCAGCAGCGCTGaatgcaaagaaggaagctgCAAAGATAGCCAGAGCCTTGAAGGAGGTGAACTGCATCTTGATGCTGTTTGGAACCGAGCTGTTAGTAATTGCACTGAATTGGGGAGGATGATTCGGTCTTGACCATGCAGAAGTACGTACATTAATTGTGGGACTGGGCTGTCATGATTGAATAGATGGCCTCTGGAATGATGAGGTGTGAATGGGAGATGAGGTCAGGGTTGGCGTGGGCGTCCTGTTGTCGTGTCGAAGTGACttgatgttgtcgatggaTAATTCATTTCGAGATAGAGATTATACCGGCTTTTATAGATTCGTGGCTCTATACAAGTTCTGCTCTTGCAAGGGGTGCACAAGAAATGCATTCCTGGATCATCCCCTGAATACCAGTATGCCTTCCCTGCCATTGAAGGGGGAGCACTTTACCACACCCTTTAACTAGAATgttatactccgtagagatGGTAAAGGATTATTGGATATCAGGAATTAAGGAGTACAGTGTGAAAGCGGGTTGTGAACATTTTGATGCTCCACTTCCCCAGTTCTACGGGTTGACACTTCCGCATTTCGGTACAGGGCTATCTATCCCTTGCCatactctcttcctccaaacAATGCCTACTGTGTAGCCATTCCGTAGGTATTCTGCAATGTGATTAAACTCATTAAGAGGAATTCACGCCATGACCctgctttcttcaaagaagccCATAATGACCCTCGCTAGTATTTCAGAGGGAGTCCATAGGTCTTCGAAAGCTGCACACCGCACAAGAGCTCTTTAATTTAGTTCGTTCCGCCCTGAATATCAGGGATAGGATTCCAGAACGCGAgatgaagccaaagagcGCTCCTCGGGATACTGCACTCGAAACTGAAAACAAGCACGGGAGACCGAAGTGGGCTGCGGGCACTATTGAAAGAATGTAGGCTGTTCCAATGCTACATAAACCTTGTTTTTCGCTTATGTCCCTGTCATCCCTTGACTCCTTTGCAACCACATCGCTTATTTCCAATTGAGTTTTCTCCCTTGCTTTCATTTGTCAATTGTTGCCAAGTTTCAGCTTGTTCAAGTTTTGCCGCAAACAGAGAGAGCTGAAAAAGGCTATACAGTTCGAATGTTATTGTTATGCAGTTGAGATTCTAAAGTCACTACTTTCTACGGCAGTTGTGCAACGCTGCAGGCTCTTGGCTTTAACATCCTGCAGGCTCTTTGTCGTGTCGCAGGTGTACGCGCTTCATGCTCCCTATTCCGAATGACAGGAGTGATCGTGTATCCTGGATTCCACCCTTTCTTCGAAAATTCGATTGCTACACCCTGAAGTACAAATCCAGCTTAGTGCGACTTGTCATTAGGGTTCTAGTGCAGGTCCAAATTCAATCCAACAGCAGATCATTCCGAGATATTATCTGTTGTTTTTAAAATCGCGCCGCGCGGAATGCGAAACAGGCGCTCTCTGGCTGGGTAAAAGATCCGGGGTATTTTCCATCATTAGGTGATATCCGGTAATATCTGGTATCCTATGCCTGAGGCTAGAAGAGCACAACTGGTGTAACTGAGTCTGATTCTTCCTATCTACTCCGTGGTGGCCCACGTAAACCAAGTACTGGAGTCCATTTTGGTTTTAGGATCAATGATCTAGATCgcaggagatcatcaatTCAGCTCTCCTCTACATTGTTCAAGCATATGCTGGACCCTCTGGAGGCAGGGGATGAAGCATACCAGCAACCATAGCCTGGTTAgtatttcttccattcatGGAGACATCGTGCCAGCTCCGTCGACCGAGGACGGCCACCGATACACTCAACTTGCCCGTGAGTCTCAGTGCTATACTGAGTCATGCCGTGGGTCCTGTAGCCACCCATGAGCATGGGCATGGAATTAAATCTCCAAAGATTCGATCCAACCGACCTTTAACTCTTGAAAATCAACGTCGGCCATATGCTGACGCGCAGAATTCTCATAGAGAAACGACTTCTCGCAAGTCCTACATAATAAATAAACAGCCCAGATCCTTTTCTCATTAATGTATTAATTATAGAGACATAGGTTTAGAAATATCTTCCTCTAAGTCTCATAAGCTTATCCCTAGTTATCCGTAGCtagattttcttcatggtcATTCTAATAGCGAGAGGAGACTCCATCATGTTCACAGTCATACATTTTAGAGATTTTACTATAAAGCACATAGTTAATGGAGTGACCTTATGATAATGGATGCCAATGTTACACTATGTAAGAAGCAAGTAAAGAAACGTTGAGCGCAATCTGTTAGACTAGTTTTTCATCAGGGTTGAGAAGACAGCTGCGTGATCGctttctttgtatatgcCGAAGCAATGTTAAAGAGCTACTAAGTTCTATCTGCAGTGCAGCATATTGATACTAGCGTAATGTcggatgtcttctttttggaCTGTAAGTACAGAAAAGCTCTATTTCAAGTCACGGCTTAGACAAAACGGAATATCGGGTAGTGTAGGACAAGTTAGTCGCGTGCTGGTCTATCTACGTCtgagaatatatattcatcgCTTCTGGAAGCTTTGGAAGGATAAAGGAATCACCGAGGTCAGCGAAGTAGCCCTGGGCGACCACAAAATATATAGCTAACCCAATTAACTTAGATATATTCCTTGAGCATAGGCTATATCACGGTACATgttaaaagaagaaactTCATGGCAATCAGCATCATTGCAGAAGATGCCCACCCAGCGGCTTCAAATGATATAGCAGCAATCCCAAAGTAATGCACAATATTAGAACGAGATACGAATGGCCTGCCTGAGCCCCCTTCCACATTTAAGCCTAACCATACAAAGCCCGGACTACACCTTACGGAGGATCGAGAGATCTAACGCGGCCGGGACAAATTAGGTAGCTCATATCCCGTTCCACCCTTGATCACTCCTGAGTCCGTGCGCTCTCATCGCAACCACGTGATTAAAGGATGGTGATTGGAGTAGGCGTTGAAATTCTGCGGGTATGATTTAACGACATCAAATCTCAGCATTAAGCCTTGGCAGAGATTAAGTGATTGATTTGTTCAAAGAAATATGCAAAAAGGTATGATGGGGTACCTCGCCTACGTGGCAATGTCGCCTAAGTTGCACCTGTGGCCAATGACAAAACTACTCGAGTCCGCTCCTATGGCCTACACCTCACAATATAGAGCGAGGCTGGCTGAGAAGTTACAGTGGGGAGCGGGATCGGCAGTTCCGAGCATAAGGTGACGAATCAAATATGATAATGCTAGCGTTGACTACTGAGATGAGCTGAAAAGAAGATCGGGTTGATACCTGCGGAGAACGTCGCTTAATGGTCGTCAGTGGAACTATCAGAACCACTGGGTCAGGGTGGCCCTATCATATTTAGTATCGAGCTGGCAAGATTtgcaaaaaggaaatgatatacaACCTATCCCACAGGGATCAGCATGATCTTTTTGCAATCGCCAGAAAGTCTGGAATGGAGGGGCCGAACACCTCCGCGATCTGTATCGCAGAAAGTGATAAATAGATCACAGGGAACCTCCAGAGCATTAACTCAATAAGCAGACTAATTACTTGTTGTCTTCTACCTTCTCTCCCAAGGCATACGTAACGAAGGGAAAGGTACATTGGGCAAAATAATCGCGTGAAAAATGATCAGACGTTAATTAAGACACAGAAACCCTGCCAATAAACTCCACGACGGTTCTGGATCATCTGCACAACACCCGGCAGCCATGAATATGAATGAGAGACTGGAC from Aspergillus oryzae RIB40 DNA, chromosome 7 includes the following:
- a CDS encoding uncharacterized protein (serine/threonine protein kinase), which gives rise to MDTLKATLLKSWSRLASILGNPSQKAPLCRLNHFRNTEEPDLYTTGGFHRVSLGDTFDHGRYAILRKLGYGQYSTVWLAQDFKHKKYVTLKLLRADCYGGPHDIFEREILSKISDMSRNSTHDGARHILPLIGDFTHTGPNGDHVCLVFDVLGHHLDFQCAKYEDGRLPVRAVKLIARQLLLGLDFLHRECGVIHTGMGIVSNTFVLYFLTGRIFPIDLKPTNILLELENPDRVISRYLEKVPPLMDTQGNAEVPLREVITTPLISEMEAPRIRIIDFGVASWRDNHLSEQIQSSALRAPEVTIGAPWDTGVDIWSLGCLIMELVQGIVPFSGEASERGTWTAEDDRLARTIEILGPFPLELLRKGSRTPDLFDEKGDLLRIPNMKSTSLERLLNGTTKPFLKPDDMPDAEVPIFINFLRACLRLILSTGVQRQSCFSMNGSDHDAIEWLKVERIEGSYETMHTSIRTQ
- a CDS encoding chitin binding peritrophin-A domain-containing protein (predicted protein), whose amino-acid sequence is MAGKAYWYSGDDPGMHFLCTPCKSRTCIEPRIYKSRIKMQFTSFKALAIFAASFFAFSAAAHPSCETGAVWADPHDCHSFFECAAGGIPVRKTCGPGTAYNSRFGICDYEEKVRSCHGHGPVGHDESSEGHGHQWKDHGNGQSEGHGQEGKKDSKGQSSEGHGQGTQEHGSGEQEHSEGSH